A window of Nerophis ophidion isolate RoL-2023_Sa linkage group LG17, RoL_Noph_v1.0, whole genome shotgun sequence contains these coding sequences:
- the hmgcs1 gene encoding hydroxymethylglutaryl-CoA synthase, cytoplasmic: MPGSASINCLGPWPKDVGIIAMELYFPSQYVDQAELEQFDGVPSGKYTVGLGQARMGFCSDREDINSLCLTVVQRLMERNSLSYDSIGRLEVGTESIIDKSKSVKTVLMQLFEDSGNSNVEGIDTTNACYGGTAALFNAVNWVESSSWDGRYALVVAGDIAVYASGSARPTGGAGAVAMLVGPNAPLAFERGLRGTHMQHAYDFYKPNLMSEYPVVDGKLSIECYLSALDRCYSLYRNKIHAQWQRESVDKQFSLEDFGFLVFHSPYCKLVQKSLARLMLNDFLSHPSPDTDTGPFSGLDAFRDVKPEETYFDRDVEKAFMKASTDLFERKTKLSLLISNQNGNMYTPSVYGCLASLIAQHTSSQLAGQRIGLFSYGSGCAATLYSLRVSQDHTPGSALDKLLSSMSDLKSRLESRKKVSPAVFSENMMLREQTHHLAGYVPQGCVEDLFPGTWYLTRVDDKHRREYARRPADDNLPSESERVHCCDAQQHISSPAKKIPHIPVATATNDSAINN; the protein is encoded by the exons ATGCCTGGATCCGCCTCAATCAACTGCTTAGGACCATGGCCAAAAGATGTGGGTATTATTGCCATGGAACTGTACTTCCCATCCCAGTATGTGGATCAGGCTGAACTGGAGCAGTTTGATGGCGTTCCATCTGGGAAATACACCGTGGGATTGGGTCAAGCGCGCATGGGCTTCTGTTCAGACCGTGAGGACATAAACTCCCTGTGCCTGACCGTGGTCCAAAGGCTGATGGAGAGGAACAGCCTGTCCTATGACAGCATTGGTCGCTTGGAAGTTGGCACTGAGAGCATTATTGACAAATCCAAGTCAGTGAAGACGGTCCTCATGCAGTTGTTTGAGGATTCTGGTAACAGCAACGTGGAGGGGATTGACACCACCAACGCTTGTTACGGCGGGACGGCTGCGCTCTTCAATGCTGTCAATTGGGTGGAGTCCAGCTCCTGGGATG GCCGCTATGCCTTGGTTGTTGCAGGGGACATTGCAGTCTACGCCTCAGGAAGTGCCAGACctacagggggcgctggcgccgtgGCGATGCTGGTTGGGCCTAATGCTCCTTTAGCCTTTGAGCGAG GTCTACGAGGAACGCACATGCAGCATGCGTACGACTTTTACAAACCTAACCTGATGTCGGAGTATCCTGTGGTGGATGGCAAGCTGTCCATCGAGTGTTACCTGAGTGCCTTGGACCGCTGTTACTCGCTCTACCGAAATAAGATCCATGCTCAGTGGCAAAGAG AGAGTGTGGACAAGCAATTCTCTTTGGAGGATTTTGGCTTTCTTGTCTTTCACTCGCCATATTGCAAGCTGGTGCAGAAGTCTTTGGCTAGACTGATGCTGAACGACTTCCTGAGCCATCCCAGCCCCGACACTGACACAGGACCCTTTAGTGGCCTTGATGCTTTCAG aGATGTGAAGCCAGAAGAGACCTACTTTGACCGTGATGTTGAGAAGGCTTTTATGAAGGCCAGTACAGACCTGTTTGAAAGAAAAACCAAACTGTCCTTGCTCATCTCCAACCAGAATGGAAACATGTACACTCCCTCAGTGTACGGCTGCCTGGCATCACTCAttgcaca ACACACATCATCACAGTTGGCAGGTCAGAGGATTGGGCTCTTCTCTTATGGATCAGGATGTGCAGCAACGTTATATTCTCTCAGGGTCTCACAAGATCACACACCCG GTTCAGCTCTTGACAAACTTCTTAGTAGCATGAGTGACCTAAAGAGCAGACTGGAGTCCAGGAAGAAGGTTTCACCTGCTGTGTTCTCTGAAAACATGATGCTTCGAGAGCAGACCCATCACCTCG CCGGCTACGTCCCTCAAGGCTGCGTGGAGGATCTGTTCCCAGGAACGTGGTACTTGACGCGGGTGGACGACAAACACCGCAGAGAATATGCCAGAAGACCTGCGGACGACAACCTGCCTTCAGAGTCTGAGCGTGTTCACTGCTGCGACGCTCAGCAG CACATCTCAAGCCCAGCCAAGAAGATTCCGCATATTCCCGTCGCCACCGCCACAAACGACAGCGCCATCAACAACTGA